The window ATTAAAAATATGGCATTGATGAAATTAGAAGATTTTGATTCCGATTATGTTCAAACCTTTCAAGGTGATGATGTTAAAGGCTTTGGAGTTTATACAGAAGCCGAAGAAAAAATTGGTTCCGTCAGCGATGTTTTAGTTGATGAAGAAGGACATTTCCGTTATTTAGTAGTTGATTTAGGTTTCTGGATTTTCGGCAAAAAAGTTTTACTTCCAGTAGGTCTTTCTCGCATTGATTATAATGCCGATCGCGTTTATGCCATCAACATGAGCCGCAAGCAAGCAGAAGATTTACCTGAATTTAACGAGCGCACTGTAGCAGATTTCGATTACGAAGAAAGAGTGCGGAATGTCTATCGTAGTTCTTACAATACCCCTGTAGCGGCAGATTATCCAGTTTCCACTCCAGAAGCAATTGGTCACACAGCTTATAGCAACTACGATCGTAATGACTACACCTACGACCGGGAACCTAATTTCTTCGGAATGAACGACCGCGATCACCAAACATTTAGATTGTATGAAGAACGATTAATTGCTAACAAAACTCGCCGCAAAGCAGGAGAAGTTGCAGTTGGTAAGCACGTTGAAACTGAAACTGCTAGAGTTTCCGTTCCTGTAGAAAAAGAAAGGGTAATTATTGAGCGAAATACTCCTGTTGATGCAGGTAGAACAGTTACTCCTGGCGAAGTGGATTTCCGCGAAGGAGAAGTTGTACGCATGGAAATTTATGAAGAAACACCAGACATTCATAAAGAAGCTTTTGTGCGGGAAGAAGTGACAATTAAAAAAGTAGTCGATCGGGACACAGTAGATCGGGAAGAAACAATCCGTCGGGAAAGATTAGATATCGATACTGATGGTAATCCTGTTATCGATAACTCTGAGCGCTTTTAAGCAAGATTGAGCGATCGGGGAAACGAACTATTAAAAACTAGTGAGGCGGGGCAAACAAGCTCTGCCTTACTTTTAAACAGCTTTTTAGCAAATGAAGAAGGGGGAAAAATGGATAATAAAGTGAATACCAAAAACCAAGAAAGCATCAAACATAATTTACGAGTAAAAGCTTTATTAGATAAGCTAAAAAGCAAACTCAATAACTTCCGAGTTTTGGATCAAAAAGGATTGCCAATAGGCTTGGTGCAGGATATTTATTTGAGTAATACTCGTCAGATTTTGTTACTGATTACAGCTATAGATTTACCTGATTCCCAAAGCTTTTCTATGACGAGTAATCAAATTCAAAAAGTTGATTACCCGAATCAAGTAATTTGGACAACTATTGATAAAACAGAAATTCAGCCAATTCTGACATCCGCACAAACTCAACCAGTGCAAGAAGAGTTGATTAATCAAAGTTTACCTGATGACTATATCAATGAAGAAGATTTTGACCAAAACTTGCCAACAGATGTAGTAGAAGAAGAAGTAATTCGTCTATTAGAAGAAAGATTAGTTATTAATAATCAAAAACGTAAAGTAGGCGAAGTAATTGTCCGTAAAGAAATTGAAACTCGCATGGTAGAAGTGCCAGTTCAATATGAAAAATTAGTTGTCGAGCAAGTTAGTCCAGAATCTAAAATACTGGCGGAAATCGATTTAGTTCAAGCACCAGATGGTGTTAATGTGTCTAGTCAAAGCGATCTTCAGCAAACTAGCACTAACAACATAGTAAAAGGAGAATTTGTTTCTCCGAAAACAGCTAGCCTTTTATTAGATGCGATCGCTAAACAAAAGCATCATGACTGTCAACGAGTGCGCGTGGAAATTGTCTTGGAAAATTCGGAACACATAAGAACTTACCAGGAATGGTTCGATCGCTGTTCTGGTAGATAAGCTTATCTAGGCATCAATGACAAACTAGAAAAAAATATCTAGGGGCAGCATATTTTGTTATAAAATATGTTTAATGCCCCTTTTTTACCGGAACACAGAGAGTTATTGCTAGTACAGATACCTTAATCATGATAGAATCAGTAAGATTAGGGTTGATTTTCACAATTTCTCCTGTCAAAATACGCAAAGAACTAAAAATACCTTCTGCGAGTAAGGAAAAAAGCGTATGTGAATAATTGCTTAAGCAGTAATAATCGTCTGTTACTTCCCCTCAAACTTACACAAGTTTCAGTAACGTTGCTGAGATGTTTGGTAAAAAATGATTCAAAATAACCCGATATAGCTGGGAATAACAGTTTGAGCAGATCCGTTAGTTTTTTAGTTTGGGTGCAAAAAGCCAGATTCTACAGTCAGAGTCAGCTGTAATTAAAATAATCTTGTCATAGATGGGTACAAAGAAACATACTAGAAATAAGTTGCATCTATACTGAAATTTTTTAGCAAAAGCGTCTGCATCAGTTAGTTATTTGGTAAAAATACTTACTAAATTTGGATTTTAAGTATAAGATTTTGGAAATGAAAATAAAACAAATTCTTCATTAATTATAAAGAAAGGAGATGAATTTACATAAATGTTTACCCCTCCCCGCCCTGCATTATTAAACACTCGCTTCAGTCAGGCTGATTACGTTCGGAGTCTGACGATCACACCCGACGGACAAAAATTAATTACTGGTAGCTCCCAGGATATTAGAGTTTGGCATTTAATCAATGGTAATTTGCTGCGAATTCTCAAAGGTCATTCGGAACCTGTGCGATCGCTGGCTATGAGTCCAGGGGGTAAAATGTTAGCTAGTGGTAGTAACGATAGCACAGTCAAACTTTGGTGTTTAGAGAACGGAAGTTTACTGCGAACTATGACAGGTCATGTCGGCGCAGTTTTGGGATTAAAAATTAGTTCCGATGGGCAAACTTTAGTTAGTGCTAGTAATGATAATACTCTAAAAATTTGGAGCTTAAGAGAAGGTAAATTACTGCGGAATCTTACCGGACATTCTAGTTCAGTAATGGCAGTAACTATGACTCCAGACGGGGAACATATAATTAGTGGTAGTTTTGATAATACAATTAAAATTTGGCAAACGAGCACTGGTAAAATGCTTCGCAGCATTAAAGCTCATTGCAATTGGATAGCGTCCTTAGTTATGAGTCCTGATGGTCAAATTTTTGCTAGTGGGAGTTCTGACCAAACAATTAAAATTTGGCACTTTAAAACAGGTAAATTGTTAGCTACTCTTAAAGGACATTCTAATTGGGTAGATGCAC is drawn from Phormidium ambiguum IAM M-71 and contains these coding sequences:
- a CDS encoding WD40 repeat domain-containing protein, translated to MFTPPRPALLNTRFSQADYVRSLTITPDGQKLITGSSQDIRVWHLINGNLLRILKGHSEPVRSLAMSPGGKMLASGSNDSTVKLWCLENGSLLRTMTGHVGAVLGLKISSDGQTLVSASNDNTLKIWSLREGKLLRNLTGHSSSVMAVTMTPDGEHIISGSFDNTIKIWQTSTGKMLRSIKAHCNWIASLVMSPDGQIFASGSSDQTIKIWHFKTGKLLATLKGHSNWVDALAISSDGQFLASSSSDQTIKVWQLGKDGKPRTSPIYNLTGHKGAILSLAISPDNQILVSSSDDNTVKFWQLNNGQLIRTLNGQDKSLFYSFTSNEKPAMLSDDDDSTIRMWRVRSGD
- a CDS encoding YsnF/AvaK domain-containing protein; amino-acid sequence: MDNKVNTKNQESIKHNLRVKALLDKLKSKLNNFRVLDQKGLPIGLVQDIYLSNTRQILLLITAIDLPDSQSFSMTSNQIQKVDYPNQVIWTTIDKTEIQPILTSAQTQPVQEELINQSLPDDYINEEDFDQNLPTDVVEEEVIRLLEERLVINNQKRKVGEVIVRKEIETRMVEVPVQYEKLVVEQVSPESKILAEIDLVQAPDGVNVSSQSDLQQTSTNNIVKGEFVSPKTASLLLDAIAKQKHHDCQRVRVEIVLENSEHIRTYQEWFDRCSGR
- a CDS encoding DUF2382 domain-containing protein, whose amino-acid sequence is MALMKLEDFDSDYVQTFQGDDVKGFGVYTEAEEKIGSVSDVLVDEEGHFRYLVVDLGFWIFGKKVLLPVGLSRIDYNADRVYAINMSRKQAEDLPEFNERTVADFDYEERVRNVYRSSYNTPVAADYPVSTPEAIGHTAYSNYDRNDYTYDREPNFFGMNDRDHQTFRLYEERLIANKTRRKAGEVAVGKHVETETARVSVPVEKERVIIERNTPVDAGRTVTPGEVDFREGEVVRMEIYEETPDIHKEAFVREEVTIKKVVDRDTVDREETIRRERLDIDTDGNPVIDNSERF